The proteins below are encoded in one region of Peribacillus muralis:
- a CDS encoding ABC transporter permease has translation MKVIWNICRWEMQRIFKRPQSYLVMFAMPLIFTLLFGTFFGDGGQNKPIIALVDNDGTVLSKSLYKGIHEDNSLFKLEKRTHKQALQEIEKNKVAGIIFIPEGFEAELHDGRAPDIAFQHIPEFTTYPMVTGFLSNKLSKLKIESTAAVVWSEQTGAPWQDMYEKIAKNRNNEGVKIKKVIIEKGASNERSEVSGNASGFSIMFLMITMVSVTSTILEAKSNGVWYRLMSTPASRFDIAAGYFLSFFLIGWIQFGSLIVATSFLFDVNWGNPLSLITLVSAMMLAIVGLGLMIAGFAKTVEQQSAAGNLIIISSCMIAGVYWPLEIEPAFMQKMADFLPQTWSMRGLKEIAANGTLPVDSLVILLAFAFVFLMVGMRKMKFE, from the coding sequence TTGAAGGTAATTTGGAACATTTGCCGATGGGAAATGCAAAGGATATTCAAAAGGCCTCAGAGCTATTTGGTCATGTTTGCCATGCCTCTTATTTTCACTCTTTTGTTTGGCACCTTTTTTGGAGACGGAGGACAAAACAAGCCGATCATTGCATTAGTGGACAACGATGGCACAGTATTATCAAAGTCATTATACAAAGGGATTCACGAAGATAATTCTTTGTTCAAGTTAGAAAAGAGAACGCACAAACAAGCGCTTCAGGAAATTGAAAAAAATAAAGTGGCGGGAATCATCTTCATCCCGGAAGGATTTGAAGCCGAATTGCATGATGGGCGGGCTCCTGATATCGCATTTCAACATATACCTGAATTCACAACGTATCCAATGGTTACAGGGTTTCTATCAAATAAGCTTTCAAAGCTGAAAATAGAATCGACTGCAGCGGTTGTCTGGAGTGAACAAACTGGAGCACCTTGGCAAGACATGTATGAAAAAATAGCGAAGAATCGAAACAATGAAGGTGTGAAAATCAAAAAGGTCATCATTGAAAAAGGAGCGTCTAATGAACGAAGTGAAGTATCCGGCAATGCTTCCGGCTTCTCGATCATGTTTCTGATGATAACCATGGTGAGTGTGACCAGTACGATATTAGAGGCCAAAAGCAATGGTGTGTGGTACCGGCTGATGTCAACACCCGCATCACGGTTTGATATAGCGGCTGGGTATTTCTTGTCCTTTTTCTTAATCGGTTGGATACAATTTGGTTCATTGATTGTTGCCACGTCCTTCCTTTTTGACGTCAATTGGGGAAATCCATTATCGTTAATAACTCTCGTTTCAGCTATGATGCTGGCGATAGTAGGACTGGGACTCATGATTGCCGGTTTTGCCAAAACGGTGGAGCAGCAATCTGCAGCGGGTAACCTCATCATCATTTCCAGCTGTATGATTGCCGGCGTCTACTGGCCTCTTGAGATAGAACCCGCTTTTATGCAGAAAATGGCTGATTTCCTGCCACAGACCTGGTCGATGAGAGGGCTGAAGGAAATTGCGGCGAATGGTACCTTACCTGTTGATTCTCTTGTTATTTTATTGGCATTTGCGTTCGTTTTTTTAATGGTTGGAATGAGAAAAATGAAGTTTGAGTAA
- a CDS encoding nitroreductase family protein produces the protein MKLEDIIKGRRSIKRFKDIPVPIDTIQGLLETSTWAPNHKMTQPWRFVVVHGDSRLKLAEATRAFMAGKEKDPEKKKEAGQRGFNKLSGVPMFVAVIMEENPNPMVREEDYAATSALIQNFSLLAWEQGIGMIWETYGMIHSTEFRDALAVKPGEKIVGSLHVGYPDMVPTPRPRKEIDQLLTVMD, from the coding sequence ATGAAATTAGAAGATATCATAAAAGGACGGCGCAGCATTAAGCGTTTCAAGGACATCCCTGTTCCCATTGATACCATTCAGGGATTATTGGAAACGTCTACATGGGCTCCGAACCATAAAATGACCCAACCATGGCGCTTCGTCGTAGTGCATGGGGATAGTCGCCTAAAACTAGCAGAAGCAACCCGCGCATTCATGGCCGGCAAGGAAAAAGATCCAGAAAAGAAAAAGGAAGCTGGACAGCGTGGATTCAATAAACTGAGCGGTGTTCCGATGTTTGTCGCGGTTATCATGGAAGAAAATCCGAACCCGATGGTACGGGAAGAAGATTATGCAGCTACAAGTGCCTTGATCCAGAATTTCAGCCTACTTGCCTGGGAACAAGGCATCGGTATGATATGGGAAACTTATGGCATGATCCATAGCACGGAATTTCGTGATGCTTTAGCGGTGAAACCAGGCGAAAAAATAGTCGGAAGTCTTCACGTTGGCTACCCTGATATGGTTCCCACGCCGAGACCGAGGAAAGAAATCGATCAACTGTTAACCGTTATGGATTAA
- a CDS encoding ABC transporter ATP-binding protein, whose translation MKKLSSFLKPYWLLIILALFLMIVELGVELLQPLFIAKIIDDGILQKDLSVVIKWGGIMVGLSIFSFLGGIVNSFTASHVSQSFGHDVRKSLFSKIQAFSFANLNNIPTSSLITRMTNDVTQLQNTVFMGLRIMARAPLIVIGGAIMAMTVDLKLSLVLVISIPILVFFLVWVMKRAAKLFKLVQKKLDGVNNVMRENLTGMRLIKAFLRKEHEIGRFDGANDELKRKTMTSLRLIETTMPVLMLVMNGAILVILWLGSGYITTGDIQVGEVVAIVNYATRIAASLSVFSWLITVISRAKASADRVTEIFETPIDIYEGKKEIRSDGIKGGGIKFLDVSFRYPGTDNAVLKHLNFSIDPGGSLAIMGATGSGKTSLFQLIPRLYEADGGSILIDEQNVKDFPLDTLRKKIGYVPQEALLFSGTIKNNIAWGKEGATDEEVKEAAMHAQVHGTVMKLPKQYETLLGQKGVNLSGGQKQRLSIARALVRKPKILLLDDSTSALDLKTESKLLSALKSYTCTTIIITQKISTAMEADKILLLENGEVLAEGKHEELIHTSELYRKIVHSQFGEEGIAIEPKNFSQ comes from the coding sequence ATGAAAAAACTGTCCTCATTCCTTAAGCCGTACTGGCTCCTGATCATTCTTGCTTTATTCTTGATGATTGTCGAGCTTGGTGTGGAATTATTACAACCTTTATTTATTGCAAAGATAATTGATGATGGCATTTTACAGAAAGATTTGTCGGTGGTGATTAAATGGGGAGGCATCATGGTCGGCCTTTCCATCTTTTCTTTTTTGGGTGGGATTGTTAATTCCTTTACTGCATCACATGTAAGTCAAAGTTTCGGGCATGATGTTAGGAAAAGTCTATTCAGTAAAATACAGGCGTTTTCTTTTGCTAATCTGAATAATATCCCGACCTCTTCTTTGATTACAAGAATGACGAATGATGTAACCCAGCTTCAAAATACGGTCTTTATGGGATTGCGCATCATGGCGCGGGCACCATTGATCGTAATCGGCGGTGCGATCATGGCCATGACGGTTGATCTTAAGCTATCACTCGTTCTGGTAATATCGATTCCTATTCTTGTTTTCTTCCTGGTATGGGTCATGAAAAGGGCAGCGAAGTTGTTTAAGCTCGTTCAGAAAAAGCTTGATGGTGTCAATAATGTCATGAGGGAAAACCTTACAGGCATGCGCTTGATCAAAGCTTTCCTTCGCAAGGAGCATGAGATTGGACGGTTTGACGGAGCCAATGATGAACTGAAAAGAAAGACAATGACCTCGCTTCGATTAATTGAAACGACCATGCCTGTGTTGATGCTTGTCATGAATGGGGCGATCTTGGTCATTCTCTGGCTTGGAAGCGGATATATTACAACAGGGGATATCCAGGTAGGGGAAGTAGTGGCAATCGTTAACTATGCAACGAGGATCGCTGCCTCACTTTCGGTTTTTTCCTGGCTGATCACTGTCATCTCCCGAGCGAAGGCCTCGGCCGATCGTGTAACGGAAATCTTCGAGACCCCTATAGATATCTACGAAGGAAAAAAGGAAATCAGAAGTGATGGTATCAAGGGTGGAGGCATCAAATTCCTTGATGTATCCTTCCGTTATCCAGGTACTGATAATGCCGTATTGAAGCACTTGAACTTCTCTATTGATCCCGGGGGTTCGCTCGCCATCATGGGAGCGACGGGGTCTGGGAAAACATCTCTGTTCCAGCTGATTCCGAGATTATATGAAGCTGATGGAGGCTCCATCCTTATTGATGAACAGAATGTGAAGGATTTCCCCCTCGATACGCTGCGGAAAAAGATCGGCTATGTGCCACAGGAAGCCTTACTTTTTTCAGGAACGATAAAAAATAACATCGCTTGGGGAAAAGAAGGGGCCACGGATGAAGAAGTCAAGGAAGCGGCGATGCATGCCCAAGTCCATGGGACGGTCATGAAGCTCCCAAAGCAATATGAAACGTTATTAGGGCAAAAAGGAGTGAATCTCTCGGGAGGGCAAAAGCAGCGGCTGTCGATTGCGAGAGCTTTAGTGCGCAAACCGAAGATTCTCCTTCTAGACGATAGTACAAGTGCGTTGGATTTGAAAACGGAAAGCAAGTTGCTTAGCGCTTTAAAATCCTATACATGCACGACAATCATCATTACTCAAAAAATCAGTACAGCGATGGAGGCGGATAAAATCTTATTGCTGGAAAATGGTGAAGTGCTTGCTGAAGGGAAACATGAAGAATTGATTCATACGAGTGAGCTTTATCGGAAAATCGTTCACTCGCAGTTTGGGGAGGAGGGGATTGCGATTGAGCCGAAGAATTTCTCCCAATAA
- a CDS encoding ABC transporter ATP-binding protein — MSRRISPNKAKPLNSWSTIKRIIPYLATNKGLLLWVLFMVLVSSALGLLGPFLVGRAIDDYIVTKESAGLFSLLFGLLGVYIFYSLSMWLQNYWMIGIAQDTVYVMRNQLFKKLHQLSIPFFDRRQHGELMSRVTNDIENVSSTLNSSVIQIFSSVLTLIGTVGVMLYLSPLLTLLTLIIVPLMFFGLRWITNRTGKLFKEQQKNLGELNGFIEETISGQRIVKAFSQEDKVIRDFITRSENLKKAGFLSQSYSGLIPKLMNLLNNLSFTVIAAVGGFLALSGIGTVTIGVIVIFTEYSRQFTRPLNDLANQFNTLLSAVAGAERVFAILDEKEEEVDEVQASELRDVSGQVDFEGVSFSYNEDDQTIHDVSFHAEKGETIALVGPTGAGKTTIINLLARFYEPNSGRILIDGQNIQQVTRASLRKHMGFVLQDSFLFQGTIRENIRYGRLEAGDEEVEEAAKLANAHSFIMKLPDGYGTILSQDGSGISQGQRQLLSIARAILADPILLILDEATSSIDTITELKIQEALQRLMEGRTSFVIAHRLNTIQQSDLILVLDEGRVIEKGSHEELLRQRGFYYNLYRSSIKEIQTG; from the coding sequence TTGAGCCGAAGAATTTCTCCCAATAAGGCTAAACCGCTCAACTCATGGAGTACGATAAAAAGGATCATCCCTTACTTGGCAACGAATAAAGGTCTTCTACTTTGGGTCCTGTTCATGGTACTGGTAAGCTCGGCACTAGGCTTGCTTGGCCCCTTTCTGGTCGGCAGGGCCATTGATGATTACATTGTCACAAAGGAAAGTGCCGGGCTATTTAGCCTTCTTTTCGGGCTGCTTGGTGTTTATATATTCTATTCCCTATCGATGTGGCTTCAAAATTATTGGATGATCGGCATTGCCCAGGATACGGTCTATGTCATGCGAAACCAATTGTTCAAAAAGCTTCACCAGTTGTCCATTCCTTTTTTTGACCGCCGTCAGCACGGGGAATTGATGAGTAGGGTCACGAATGATATCGAGAATGTCAGTTCCACATTGAATAGCTCTGTCATCCAGATTTTTTCTAGTGTGCTGACACTCATCGGGACAGTCGGGGTCATGCTTTATTTGAGTCCTTTGTTAACTTTGTTGACCTTGATCATCGTCCCGCTCATGTTCTTCGGCTTGAGATGGATAACGAACCGGACCGGGAAGCTTTTTAAGGAGCAACAGAAAAATCTGGGGGAACTGAATGGGTTTATAGAAGAAACGATTTCCGGTCAGCGGATCGTAAAGGCTTTTTCACAGGAAGACAAGGTGATTCGTGATTTTATCACCAGGAGTGAAAACTTGAAGAAGGCAGGATTTTTATCCCAATCGTATTCGGGGTTGATTCCAAAGTTGATGAATTTATTGAACAATTTAAGTTTTACGGTAATAGCCGCAGTCGGAGGGTTTTTGGCGTTGAGCGGGATAGGAACGGTCACCATCGGGGTGATTGTCATCTTTACCGAGTATTCGAGGCAATTCACCCGGCCGCTCAATGATCTGGCTAATCAATTCAATACACTACTATCGGCCGTTGCTGGTGCGGAACGGGTTTTTGCGATTCTGGATGAGAAAGAAGAAGAAGTGGATGAGGTTCAAGCCTCTGAGCTTCGGGATGTCAGTGGTCAGGTTGATTTCGAAGGAGTGTCCTTTTCCTATAATGAAGATGACCAAACGATACATGATGTCAGCTTTCATGCAGAAAAAGGCGAAACCATCGCGCTTGTAGGGCCAACCGGTGCTGGTAAGACGACGATCATTAACCTTTTGGCCCGTTTTTACGAGCCGAACAGCGGCAGGATCTTGATCGACGGGCAGAATATCCAGCAGGTTACGCGGGCAAGTCTCCGAAAGCATATGGGATTCGTTTTACAGGATTCCTTTTTGTTTCAAGGTACGATTCGTGAAAATATCCGCTATGGCCGTTTGGAGGCGGGCGATGAAGAGGTGGAGGAGGCAGCCAAGCTTGCCAATGCCCATTCCTTTATCATGAAGCTTCCGGATGGATACGGGACCATCCTGAGTCAGGATGGCAGTGGGATCAGTCAGGGGCAGCGTCAGCTTTTGTCGATTGCGAGGGCCATTTTAGCCGATCCCATCCTTTTGATCTTGGATGAAGCGACAAGCAGCATAGATACGATCACCGAGCTTAAAATCCAGGAAGCATTACAGCGCTTGATGGAAGGAAGAACGAGCTTCGTCATCGCCCATCGGTTGAATACGATTCAGCAAAGTGACTTGATCCTTGTTCTTGATGAGGGAAGGGTCATTGAAAAGGGGTCACATGAGGAGCTGCTGCGGCAAAGGGGTTTTTACTACAACCTATACCGCAGTTCAATAAAGGAAATTCAGACAGGATGA
- a CDS encoding TetR/AcrR family transcriptional regulator, translating to MKSNEIKEAALKYFTIHGYEGASLSQIAEEVGMRKQSIYAHFKGKDDLFLNVLRDAKETELTSKLQYFSKVDSKDPEKDLYGFLQLSIDLFQKNEHVKFWLRMSFFPPAHLEEAISEEVMDIEDKVQVILEGKFQDWINAGIIIEEAAITPTFAFLGVVDSIMLELVYGNDEKRLKDKVAASWTVFWRGISPK from the coding sequence TTGAAAAGCAACGAAATTAAAGAAGCTGCCCTGAAGTATTTTACGATTCATGGATACGAAGGAGCATCTCTTTCACAAATAGCTGAAGAAGTCGGCATGAGAAAGCAATCCATTTACGCCCATTTCAAAGGGAAGGATGATCTTTTTCTCAATGTTTTGCGTGATGCGAAAGAGACGGAGCTAACGTCCAAACTTCAATATTTCAGTAAAGTCGATTCAAAAGATCCTGAGAAGGATTTATACGGATTTTTACAATTGAGCATCGATCTTTTTCAAAAAAATGAGCATGTAAAGTTTTGGCTGCGCATGTCTTTTTTTCCGCCGGCACATCTGGAAGAAGCGATTTCAGAAGAAGTCATGGATATAGAGGATAAGGTGCAGGTCATCCTTGAAGGGAAATTTCAGGATTGGATCAATGCCGGGATAATCATTGAAGAGGCAGCGATCACGCCTACGTTCGCTTTCTTGGGAGTTGTGGATTCGATTATGCTGGAGCTTGTTTACGGCAATGATGAAAAGCGGCTGAAGGACAAAGTGGCAGCCTCCTGGACAGTGTTTTGGAGAGGTATATCGCCTAAATGA
- a CDS encoding MFS transporter, whose protein sequence is MVKPIKEQKAVLIILLSNIFIAFLGIGLIIPVMPSLMNIMHLSGSTMGYLVAVFAVSQLIMSPFAGRWVDRYGRKKIIIIGLLLFGVSELIFGLGTDVSVFYLSRILGGISAAFIMPGVTAYVADITSVQERPKAMGYISAAISLGFIIGPGIGGFVAEYGIRLPFFLAGIIAFMACLTSIFILKEPLTKEQLAAVSADAGQTNFVDDFKKSLKPLYFIAFILVFVLAFGLSAYETVFSLFSDHKFGFTPKDIAMIITISSIFGVVVQVFMFGKMVDFLGEKKLIQLCLIVGAIFAVASTLISSYMAVLVVTCFVFLAFDLLRPALTTFLSKAGGKEQGFVAGMNSTYTSLGNIVGPAMGGMLFDININYPYLFAAVIMVIGLGITVIWKENRLAESLAQ, encoded by the coding sequence ATGGTTAAACCAATTAAAGAACAAAAGGCGGTATTGATCATACTGCTAAGCAATATATTCATTGCCTTTCTAGGAATCGGGCTCATCATTCCCGTCATGCCCTCCTTGATGAATATCATGCATTTATCAGGAAGTACGATGGGGTATCTTGTGGCCGTATTTGCGGTTTCACAGCTTATCATGTCCCCGTTCGCAGGTCGTTGGGTCGACCGATATGGCAGAAAGAAAATCATCATTATCGGCTTACTCCTTTTTGGTGTCTCGGAGCTTATTTTCGGTCTAGGCACAGACGTATCCGTATTTTATCTATCAAGGATCTTGGGAGGGATAAGTGCAGCGTTCATCATGCCGGGTGTCACTGCATATGTAGCGGATATTACATCCGTTCAGGAACGTCCAAAAGCGATGGGGTATATTTCCGCCGCCATTAGCTTGGGTTTTATTATAGGACCGGGCATTGGTGGATTCGTGGCGGAATACGGGATACGTTTGCCTTTCTTCCTGGCGGGCATCATTGCTTTTATGGCCTGCCTTACATCGATATTTATTTTAAAAGAGCCGCTGACGAAGGAGCAGCTTGCGGCAGTCTCTGCTGATGCAGGGCAAACGAACTTTGTGGACGATTTTAAAAAATCGCTTAAACCACTTTACTTTATTGCCTTTATCCTAGTCTTTGTATTGGCATTTGGATTATCGGCCTATGAAACTGTCTTTAGTCTATTTTCTGATCATAAATTCGGTTTCACTCCAAAGGATATTGCAATGATCATTACAATAAGCTCGATATTCGGTGTGGTTGTGCAGGTATTCATGTTTGGAAAAATGGTCGACTTCCTCGGCGAAAAGAAACTTATCCAATTATGTTTAATCGTCGGTGCGATATTCGCAGTGGCCTCGACTTTAATCTCCAGTTATATGGCCGTTTTGGTGGTGACGTGCTTCGTCTTCCTGGCATTTGATTTGCTTCGTCCGGCATTGACGACATTTTTATCAAAAGCGGGCGGGAAAGAGCAAGGATTCGTTGCGGGCATGAACTCAACCTACACAAGCTTAGGGAACATTGTCGGACCGGCGATGGGCGGAATGCTTTTTGACATAAACATTAACTATCCCTATCTTTTTGCTGCGGTCATTATGGTCATTGGCCTTGGGATTACAGTCATCTGGAAGGAAAACCGCTTGGCGGAAAGCTTGGCGCAATAA
- a CDS encoding carbon starvation CstA family protein, with protein MKALKSVILWGIISAVGAVSFGFVALNRGESINAMWIVTAALCVYSIAYRFYSKFIAQKVFELDDDRQTPAEANNDGKDYVPTNKWVLFGHHFAAIAGAGPLVGPILAAQMGYLPGTLWLVVGVVLAGAVQDFIILFGSMRRNGKSLGEMIKEEIGPVTGLIAMIGILGIMIILLAVLALVVVKALVGSPWGMFTIASTIPIAVLMGIYMRYIRPGRVGEGSILGIILLMLALYFGRFVSESATLAPMFTFSGETIAIMLIVYGFVASVLPVWMLLAPRDYLSTFLKIGTIIGLALGIFIVMPSLEMPAVTQFIDGTGPVFSGNLFPFLFITIACGAVSGFHALVSSGTTPKMIERESHSRPIGYGAMLTESFVAIMAMIAACVLTPGIYFAINSPGAVVGTEPAQVAATISDWGFVLTPEMITGLADDVGEETILSRTGGAPTFAIGMAHIFSQVIGGASLMAFWYHFAILFEALFILTTIDAGTRVGRFMIQDIIGTFYRPFAETNKWLPNIIATAICVLGWGYFLYQGVIDPLGGINTLWPLFGIANQMLAAIALLLGTTVLFKMGKKAYSWVTLVPTTFLLIVTMTAGWQKLFHENPAIGFLAHKDKFKAAYDKGEILAPAKDLAEMKQVIVNDYVDAALCAIFMIVVITVLISAIRLWIKVLKNQKIDLHESPYVSRRTS; from the coding sequence ATGAAAGCGCTTAAATCGGTCATTCTTTGGGGGATCATATCCGCTGTAGGGGCAGTGAGTTTTGGCTTCGTCGCTTTAAATCGCGGGGAAAGCATTAATGCCATGTGGATCGTCACTGCAGCACTCTGTGTTTATTCTATTGCCTATCGCTTTTATAGTAAATTCATTGCACAGAAAGTGTTTGAGCTGGATGATGATCGCCAGACCCCAGCAGAGGCTAATAATGATGGAAAGGATTACGTACCTACAAACAAATGGGTTCTGTTTGGTCACCATTTTGCAGCAATTGCTGGGGCCGGGCCGCTTGTAGGCCCCATTCTCGCAGCCCAGATGGGATACTTGCCAGGTACACTCTGGCTTGTAGTCGGAGTTGTATTGGCTGGTGCCGTTCAGGATTTCATCATTCTCTTCGGTTCGATGCGCCGTAACGGTAAATCCTTAGGGGAAATGATCAAAGAGGAAATTGGGCCCGTTACTGGCTTGATAGCGATGATCGGAATCCTTGGCATCATGATCATCTTATTGGCTGTACTTGCCCTCGTTGTCGTAAAGGCACTGGTAGGAAGCCCTTGGGGGATGTTCACGATTGCCTCGACAATACCGATTGCCGTCCTTATGGGCATTTATATGCGCTATATAAGACCGGGGCGTGTCGGTGAAGGTTCCATCTTAGGTATCATCCTATTGATGCTGGCGTTATATTTCGGACGTTTTGTTTCGGAAAGCGCGACATTGGCGCCGATGTTCACGTTCAGTGGGGAAACGATCGCGATCATGTTGATTGTATATGGCTTCGTTGCTTCCGTTTTGCCGGTATGGATGTTATTGGCACCGCGTGATTACTTAAGTACGTTCTTGAAAATCGGTACGATCATCGGACTTGCGCTTGGCATCTTTATCGTCATGCCTAGCCTTGAAATGCCAGCCGTCACCCAATTCATTGATGGAACAGGCCCTGTCTTCTCAGGGAACCTATTTCCATTCCTATTCATTACCATCGCTTGCGGTGCCGTGTCAGGATTCCACGCACTCGTTTCATCAGGTACGACTCCTAAGATGATTGAACGCGAATCCCATTCCCGTCCAATCGGTTACGGGGCGATGCTGACTGAGTCATTTGTTGCCATCATGGCGATGATTGCAGCCTGTGTCCTGACGCCAGGGATTTATTTTGCGATAAACAGTCCAGGTGCGGTTGTCGGAACGGAGCCGGCCCAAGTGGCGGCTACGATATCGGATTGGGGTTTCGTTTTGACACCTGAGATGATCACGGGCCTTGCGGATGATGTTGGGGAAGAGACCATTTTATCCCGTACTGGAGGGGCGCCAACCTTTGCGATCGGGATGGCCCATATCTTCTCGCAAGTGATTGGCGGAGCATCGCTGATGGCGTTTTGGTATCACTTTGCCATTCTGTTCGAGGCGCTGTTCATATTGACGACCATCGATGCAGGAACAAGGGTGGGGCGTTTCATGATCCAAGATATCATCGGAACCTTCTATAGGCCATTTGCCGAAACGAATAAGTGGCTGCCCAATATCATTGCGACGGCCATTTGTGTGCTTGGCTGGGGATATTTCCTTTATCAAGGGGTCATCGATCCGCTTGGAGGGATCAATACACTTTGGCCGTTGTTTGGTATAGCGAATCAGATGCTTGCTGCCATTGCGTTACTGCTCGGCACGACTGTCCTCTTCAAAATGGGGAAAAAAGCATACAGTTGGGTCACTCTTGTCCCAACTACATTCTTATTGATCGTGACCATGACGGCTGGCTGGCAAAAGCTGTTTCACGAAAATCCGGCAATTGGCTTTTTAGCGCATAAGGATAAATTTAAAGCAGCCTATGATAAAGGGGAAATCCTCGCACCTGCAAAAGATTTAGCTGAAATGAAGCAGGTCATCGTCAATGATTATGTCGATGCCGCACTTTGTGCCATTTTCATGATCGTTGTGATCACTGTCCTCATTTCCGCAATAAGGCTGTGGATAAAAGTGCTGAAGAACCAGAAAATAGACTTACATGAATCGCCTTATGTATCGAGAAGGACATCATGA
- a CDS encoding YbdD/YjiX family protein: protein MLKRLVKILSYRKQFVSLLVGVPSYDTYVAHMKIHHPQDPVKTRKEFFCEAQDERYNAKGGKVSRCC from the coding sequence ATGTTGAAAAGGCTGGTCAAGATACTCAGCTACAGAAAACAGTTTGTCAGTTTGCTTGTTGGTGTGCCGAGTTATGATACCTATGTGGCACATATGAAGATTCATCACCCGCAAGATCCCGTAAAGACGAGAAAAGAATTTTTCTGTGAAGCGCAAGATGAACGGTATAACGCAAAGGGTGGCAAAGTGTCTAGATGCTGTTAA
- a CDS encoding ammonium transporter: protein MQMADSVFMFLATMMVWLMTPGIALFYGGMVKSKNVLNTAMHSYMPLAVISILWVLVGYSLSFSTGNALLGGLDWVGLKDVGFAPGPYSETIPHSLFMLFQMTFAVLTVSIIAGGIAERMKFSAFLIFTILWSLLVYAPVAHWVWGGGWLAQLGTLDFAGGNVVHISSGVAGLVLAIMLGKRKESGDSAPHNLPLTFLGGSLIWFGWYGFNVGSALTINAVAMTVFVNTAVAAAAGIIGWLIVEYMANKKATLLGAVSGAISGLVAITPACGFVTPASSIIIGIVGGAVCFWGVFFLKDKLGYDDALDAFGLHGIGGTWGGIATGLFATTSVNEAGGNGLFYGDFNLLWKQLVAIVATYIFVAVVTYVIAKVINVFVPLRVSEEDESMGLDLTLHGEKAYHESI, encoded by the coding sequence ATGCAAATGGCGGATTCGGTTTTTATGTTTTTGGCGACGATGATGGTTTGGCTAATGACACCAGGGATTGCCCTATTTTATGGGGGGATGGTGAAGAGTAAAAATGTCCTGAATACGGCCATGCATAGTTACATGCCTCTGGCTGTCATTTCAATTCTTTGGGTGCTGGTTGGATATTCGTTATCGTTTTCAACAGGTAATGCTCTTCTGGGAGGGCTGGATTGGGTTGGATTAAAGGATGTAGGCTTTGCCCCTGGTCCTTACAGCGAAACGATTCCTCATAGCTTATTCATGTTATTTCAAATGACTTTTGCCGTTTTAACCGTATCGATCATTGCAGGAGGGATTGCCGAACGGATGAAGTTTTCAGCTTTTTTAATTTTTACGATCTTGTGGTCTTTATTGGTATACGCACCCGTTGCTCACTGGGTATGGGGAGGCGGCTGGCTGGCGCAACTAGGTACTTTGGATTTTGCTGGAGGCAACGTTGTTCATATTTCTTCAGGGGTTGCCGGGTTGGTTTTGGCGATCATGTTAGGCAAAAGGAAGGAATCTGGGGACAGTGCGCCGCATAATCTACCGTTAACGTTCCTTGGGGGCTCTTTAATCTGGTTTGGGTGGTACGGTTTTAACGTCGGAAGCGCTTTGACGATCAATGCAGTGGCCATGACGGTATTCGTCAATACAGCCGTTGCTGCAGCTGCGGGCATCATAGGCTGGCTTATCGTTGAGTATATGGCTAATAAAAAGGCGACGTTGCTTGGAGCGGTATCAGGAGCGATTTCCGGGTTGGTTGCCATTACACCTGCATGCGGTTTCGTGACGCCTGCATCGTCCATCATCATAGGAATCGTCGGCGGAGCCGTATGTTTCTGGGGCGTATTTTTCTTGAAGGATAAACTGGGATACGACGATGCACTGGATGCATTCGGTCTGCATGGGATAGGCGGAACATGGGGCGGCATCGCTACAGGTTTATTTGCAACGACTTCCGTTAACGAAGCTGGGGGAAATGGCTTATTTTATGGGGATTTCAACTTACTGTGGAAGCAGCTTGTGGCAATCGTTGCGACATATATTTTCGTTGCCGTGGTCACTTATGTCATTGCTAAGGTCATTAACGTATTCGTTCCATTACGTGTCAGTGAAGAAGATGAGTCAATGGGGTTGGATCTTACGCTTCACGGAGAAAAAGCCTACCATGAATCAATTTAA